From the Deltaproteobacteria bacterium genome, one window contains:
- a CDS encoding MFS transporter: protein MLDLIRSKLANLYFGWRMIAASCIIRVLGGGLHAYGLSVFFLPVTQELNLSRAAASLVFSLGRAQGALEGPVAGYCIDRYGPRPVILFAVVLAGIGYVMLSGVNSFAALMIVYMGVISLSYQAGFMDATMAIANTWFIRKRALAMSLTSGSIALGGTLVTPFLAYAVHTWGWRAAAIGAGIVFLISGLPLALTIRRSPESIGLRPDGDLPAASPNQAHATGSKAPRFAEQELSLAQTLRTHQFWLLTFATTFRTVCSAGVLVHFVPILVWKGYSQTQAAFYLGVIAFFGMPTHLLMGWLGDRIDKQRLMAFSMALGSVAIYCLFQGTHEWQLWVAVALFSLFEGLFPVTWATVGDFFGRKNFGKIRGSMSFLYTWGSVLGPVLAGAIYDRSQSYAGLYWVMFALCWLTALLYALLRRPAATHR from the coding sequence ATGCTTGATCTGATCCGCTCCAAACTTGCCAACCTCTACTTCGGCTGGCGCATGATCGCCGCCAGCTGCATCATTCGCGTGCTGGGCGGCGGACTGCACGCCTATGGGCTCAGCGTTTTCTTCTTGCCGGTGACGCAAGAGCTCAACCTCAGCCGCGCCGCGGCGTCGCTGGTTTTTTCCCTGGGACGCGCCCAAGGCGCGCTGGAAGGTCCGGTGGCGGGCTACTGCATCGATCGCTACGGCCCGCGTCCGGTGATCCTATTCGCCGTCGTGCTCGCCGGCATCGGCTATGTCATGCTCTCGGGCGTCAACAGTTTTGCGGCTCTGATGATCGTCTACATGGGCGTGATATCGCTGTCGTACCAGGCGGGATTTATGGACGCGACCATGGCGATCGCCAACACTTGGTTTATTCGCAAGCGCGCGTTGGCCATGTCGCTCACCAGTGGCTCCATCGCTTTGGGCGGCACGCTGGTCACGCCGTTTCTCGCCTACGCCGTCCACACCTGGGGCTGGCGCGCCGCCGCCATCGGTGCCGGCATCGTGTTTCTGATCAGCGGCTTGCCGCTGGCGCTGACGATTCGGCGTTCCCCCGAAAGCATCGGCTTGCGGCCCGACGGAGATTTACCGGCAGCATCGCCGAATCAAGCACATGCAACTGGAAGCAAGGCACCGAGATTTGCAGAGCAAGAGTTGTCGCTCGCTCAGACACTGCGCACCCACCAGTTTTGGCTACTGACTTTCGCCACCACGTTTCGCACCGTGTGTTCGGCCGGCGTGCTCGTGCATTTCGTGCCGATCTTGGTTTGGAAGGGTTACAGCCAAACTCAGGCGGCGTTTTATCTCGGCGTCATCGCCTTCTTCGGCATGCCAACCCATTTGCTCATGGGCTGGCTCGGCGATCGCATCGACAAGCAACGCCTGATGGCTTTCTCCATGGCGCTCGGCAGCGTGGCGATCTACTGCCTATTTCAAGGCACCCACGAGTGGCAGCTCTGGGTAGCGGTGGCACTTTTCAGTCTCTTCGAAGGACTGTTCCCAGTGACCTGGGCCACGGTGGGCGATTTCTTCGGGCGAAAAAACTTCGGCAAAATTCGCGGCAGCATGAGCTTTCTCTATACTTGGGGTAGCGTGCTCGGCCCGGTCTTGGCCGGCGCAATCTACGATCGCAGCCAGAGTTACGCCGGCTTGTATTGGGTGATGTTCGCTTTGTGCTGGCTGACCGCGCTGCTTTACGCGTTGCTCCGGCGCCCGGCGGCAACGCACAGATAA